The Methyloceanibacter stevinii sequence GCCAAAATTCCGGCCTCGGTCTCAACATCTCGCGCCAGATCATCGCGGCCCATGGCGGACGGCTCTACGCTGAGAACCGGCCGGCGCCGGGAGGCGAAGCCGGGGCGGCGGGCGTAAAGCGCAGCGGCGGTGCGCGCTTCGTCATCCGCCTTGCAGCGACGTAGCAGTTTCAGAGAAGCGATGACGCGCGATCCTGTCCGCGACGATGATCGAGAGACCGTTCACGGCACCTGCGTCGCACTGGGGACGGATGCCGTCTTGCTGCGCGGTGACTCGGGAACCGGCAAGTCCGACCTGGCCTTACGCTTTCTGGCCCTGCCGGTCAGCGAAGCGGGACAGCCGGCCCTCGTTGCCGACGATCAAGTTTGTTTGACGGCCACGGACGACGGCCTAGTGGCGAGCCCCCCGCCAACTCTCGCGGGGCTCATTGAAGTGCGCGGGCTCGGAATTCAGACTGTCTCCTTTGCAGGTTCGGCGCGGCTGGTTGTCGTGTGCGATCTCGTGGCCGCACAGGATGTTCCCCGCATGCCCCCGGACCCCTGGGACCGGACCGTGCTGGCGGGAAGCGAGCTTCCTGTGCTCAAATTGGCGCCATTCGAGGCATCCGCGCCGTTGAAGCTTAGACTGGCGATCGTCGCCGCCACGGCGCACTTGCGCGGCGTGAACATTCGGGTTTAGGAAGGCGCGGATCAGACTTGCACAGTCCCCGTCCGCCTGAAGAAGATAGTGGCCCATAGCGGGGCGGCATTCATCCCAGAGGTAACATGATCGGCGTCGTCATCGTGACCCACGGTAATCTGGCTTGCGAGTTCCGGGCAGCATTGGAGCATGTCGTCGGTCCTCAGGAGCAAGTCGAAACGATTTCGATCGGACCGGACGACGATCTCGATGCGCGGCGCGCGGACATGCTCGCGGCGCTCGCCAAGGTCGATTCCGGCGACGGCGTTGTCGTCCTCACCGACATGTTCGGAGGCTCGCCGTCGAACCTTGCGATCTCGGCGATGGAAAAACCCGACGTCGAGGTCGTAGCCGGCGTCAACCTGCCGATGCTCGTGAAGCTGGCGAGCGTGCGCGGCGAATGCGGCCTCGAGGAAGCGATCACCCAGGCGCAGGAGGCCGGCCGCAAATATATCAGTGTCGCCAGCCAGATCCTCGCGGCGCACTAGATGGGCAGCACGAAGGCCCGTATCGAACTCTCGGACCCCGCCAACGGGGCCTACGCGGCCAACGTCCTCATC is a genomic window containing:
- a CDS encoding PTS sugar transporter subunit IIA; the protein is MIGVVIVTHGNLACEFRAALEHVVGPQEQVETISIGPDDDLDARRADMLAALAKVDSGDGVVVLTDMFGGSPSNLAISAMEKPDVEVVAGVNLPMLVKLASVRGECGLEEAITQAQEAGRKYISVASQILAAH
- a CDS encoding HPr kinase/phosphorylase yields the protein MTRDPVRDDDRETVHGTCVALGTDAVLLRGDSGTGKSDLALRFLALPVSEAGQPALVADDQVCLTATDDGLVASPPPTLAGLIEVRGLGIQTVSFAGSARLVVVCDLVAAQDVPRMPPDPWDRTVLAGSELPVLKLAPFEASAPLKLRLAIVAATAHLRGVNIRV